One Setaria viridis chromosome 3, Setaria_viridis_v4.0, whole genome shotgun sequence DNA window includes the following coding sequences:
- the LOC117847902 gene encoding uncharacterized protein isoform X1 — translation MASDLEQPPARVGLTLYSPLEAATHSYKGGAPPAAVAALPPSRGWVALDCFVRRRDDDSFPADDPTVASLTNSRGDPFDVCVSLNAPPQPSTLYLRWPNGPAEGEPLAPVAAHDGAVLLLMHYPIPVLGDSLYPMIDYFVYSADSGARPSLRWLPPLGGTIGDILARVQAEGFHATNQMLRRMESLDIGIVRRGLEEFVVAELQMTVIGETARPELTVFNPSISDQWVLKRPRVVPVRPNGNLDLEHILWYWDTDKVVAFGSWMCWVDYSSGVMLCNVFDEAPEILFLELPPRLYHMKRHDHVEGGLEAYHTLGTTDGGNALKFAFVLWYDGMLKRTCDPDPSNFSITTWKLRIQGNDMVWVEDSWLAAYDLWPHDDDFAHIPRDLLLFPMFSMDDPNEVTFLLKHKPSEQEDGTYDNAQIWLVSIDMIKKKLKSSILYVENQEDSAPEEAELFERKDWLLEPFLPMKLPKDPSSFNNSVRSQGVASGCRVSQ, via the exons ATGGCTTCCGACCTCGAGCAGCCACCGGCTCGGGTTGGCCTAACCCTCTACTCGCCCTTGGAGGCGGCAACCCACAGCTACAAGGGGGGAGCGCCACCAGCGGCCGTGgctgccctccctccctctcgcgGCTGGGTGGCGCTCGACTGCTTCGTGAGGCGCCGCGACGACGACTCCTTCCCCGCGGACGACCCGACCGTGGCCTCCCTCACCAATTCCCGCGGCGACCCGTTCGACGTCTGCGTCAGCCTCaacgcgccgccgcagccgtccACCCTCTACCTGCGGTGGCCGAACGGCCCGGCGGAGGGCGAGCCGCTGGCCCCTGTCGCCGCCCACGACGGCGCGGTGCTGCTCCTCATGCACTACCCCATCCCCGTGCTCGGCGATTCCCTCTACCCGATGATCGACTACTTCGTCTACAGCGCCGACAGCGGCGCCAGGCCGTCCCTGCGCTGGCTCCCCCCTCTCGGTGGCACCATCGGCGACATCCTGGCCCGGGTCCAGGCCGAGGGCTTTCACGCCACGAATCAGATGCTGCGCAGGATGGAGTCCCTGGACATTGGCATCGTCCGCCGGGGCCTGGAGGAGTTTGTCGTGGCTGAGCTCCAGATGACAGTCATTGGGGAGACCGCGCGGCCGGAGCTGACCGTGTTTAACCCGTCCATCTCCGACCAGTGGGTGCTCAAGCGCCCGCGTGTCGTCCCGGTGCGCCCCAACGGCAACTTGGATCTGGAGCATATCCTTTGGTACTGGGACACAGACAAAGTCGTCGCCTTCGGGAGCTGGATGTGCTGGGTTGACTACAGTTCTGGCGTCATGCTGTGTAACGTTTTCGATGAAGCCCCTGAGATCTTGTTCCTCGAATTACCTCCCAGGCTGTATCACATGAAACGTCATGACCATGTCGAAGGAGGCCTTGAGGCATACCACACCCTGGGCACAACAGATGGTGGCAATGCGTTGAAGTTTGCCTTTGTCTTATGGTATGATGGTATGCTCAAACGAACCTGTGATCCGGACCCATCTAATTTCAGTATCACCACCTGGAAACTGAGGATACAGGGGAATGATATGGTTTGGGTAGAAGATAGTTGGTTGGCAGCATATGACCTTTGGCCTCATGATGATGACTTTGCACATATTCCACGAGATTTGTTACTCTTCCCAATGTTTAGCATGGATGACCCTAATGAGGTCACTTTCTTATTGAAGCATAAGCCTAGCGAGCAGGAGGATGGAACTTACGACAATGCCCAGATTTGGCTAGTTTCTATTGACATGATCAAGAAGAAACTGAAGTCCAGCATTCTGTATGTTGAGAATCAAGAGGATTCTGCTCCTGAAGAGGCTGAGTTGTTTGAGCGGAAAGATTGGCTCCTGGAGCCCTTTCTTCCAATGAAGTTACCCAAGGACCCGAGCTCGTTTAACAACAG TGTCAGATCGCAAGGAGTGGCGTCAGGCTGCCGTGTGTCCCAATGA
- the LOC117847902 gene encoding uncharacterized protein isoform X2: MASDLEQPPARVGLTLYSPLEAATHSYKGGAPPAAVAALPPSRGWVALDCFVRRRDDDSFPADDPTVASLTNSRGDPFDVCVSLNAPPQPSTLYLRWPNGPAEGEPLAPVAAHDGAVLLLMHYPIPVLGDSLYPMIDYFVYSADSGARPSLRWLPPLGGTIGDILARVQAEGFHATNQMLRRMESLDIGIVRRGLEEFVVAELQMTVIGETARPELTVFNPSISDQWVLKRPRVVPVRPNGNLDLEHILWYWDTDKVVAFGSWMCWVDYSSGVMLCNVFDEAPEILFLELPPRLYHMKRHDHVEGGLEAYHTLGTTDGGNALKFAFVLWYDGMLKRTCDPDPSNFSITTWKLRIQGNDMVWVEDSWLAAYDLWPHDDDFAHIPRDLLLFPMFSMDDPNEVTFLLKHKPSEQEDGTYDNAQIWLVSIDMIKKKLKSSILYVENQEDSAPEEAELFERKDWLLEPFLPMKLPKDPSSFNNRINLWIILCNS; encoded by the exons ATGGCTTCCGACCTCGAGCAGCCACCGGCTCGGGTTGGCCTAACCCTCTACTCGCCCTTGGAGGCGGCAACCCACAGCTACAAGGGGGGAGCGCCACCAGCGGCCGTGgctgccctccctccctctcgcgGCTGGGTGGCGCTCGACTGCTTCGTGAGGCGCCGCGACGACGACTCCTTCCCCGCGGACGACCCGACCGTGGCCTCCCTCACCAATTCCCGCGGCGACCCGTTCGACGTCTGCGTCAGCCTCaacgcgccgccgcagccgtccACCCTCTACCTGCGGTGGCCGAACGGCCCGGCGGAGGGCGAGCCGCTGGCCCCTGTCGCCGCCCACGACGGCGCGGTGCTGCTCCTCATGCACTACCCCATCCCCGTGCTCGGCGATTCCCTCTACCCGATGATCGACTACTTCGTCTACAGCGCCGACAGCGGCGCCAGGCCGTCCCTGCGCTGGCTCCCCCCTCTCGGTGGCACCATCGGCGACATCCTGGCCCGGGTCCAGGCCGAGGGCTTTCACGCCACGAATCAGATGCTGCGCAGGATGGAGTCCCTGGACATTGGCATCGTCCGCCGGGGCCTGGAGGAGTTTGTCGTGGCTGAGCTCCAGATGACAGTCATTGGGGAGACCGCGCGGCCGGAGCTGACCGTGTTTAACCCGTCCATCTCCGACCAGTGGGTGCTCAAGCGCCCGCGTGTCGTCCCGGTGCGCCCCAACGGCAACTTGGATCTGGAGCATATCCTTTGGTACTGGGACACAGACAAAGTCGTCGCCTTCGGGAGCTGGATGTGCTGGGTTGACTACAGTTCTGGCGTCATGCTGTGTAACGTTTTCGATGAAGCCCCTGAGATCTTGTTCCTCGAATTACCTCCCAGGCTGTATCACATGAAACGTCATGACCATGTCGAAGGAGGCCTTGAGGCATACCACACCCTGGGCACAACAGATGGTGGCAATGCGTTGAAGTTTGCCTTTGTCTTATGGTATGATGGTATGCTCAAACGAACCTGTGATCCGGACCCATCTAATTTCAGTATCACCACCTGGAAACTGAGGATACAGGGGAATGATATGGTTTGGGTAGAAGATAGTTGGTTGGCAGCATATGACCTTTGGCCTCATGATGATGACTTTGCACATATTCCACGAGATTTGTTACTCTTCCCAATGTTTAGCATGGATGACCCTAATGAGGTCACTTTCTTATTGAAGCATAAGCCTAGCGAGCAGGAGGATGGAACTTACGACAATGCCCAGATTTGGCTAGTTTCTATTGACATGATCAAGAAGAAACTGAAGTCCAGCATTCTGTATGTTGAGAATCAAGAGGATTCTGCTCCTGAAGAGGCTGAGTTGTTTGAGCGGAAAGATTGGCTCCTGGAGCCCTTTCTTCCAATGAAGTTACCCAAGGACCCGAGCTCGTTTAACAACAG GATCAATCTTTGGATCATACTCTGCAACAGCTGA
- the LOC140222394 gene encoding uncharacterized protein, which produces MAKKKSAAAANGNGNHAAANGNGNHAAAEEVPPAKAAEDAPAQEARDRKAEQLKALNTMLLKEATERRGQVAALTARLDELSADDAALSAAERAVAQAALAAPLRAAADEVAALRARLAAVQGSLRDAESRAAREASARGEAYARLEEAAAERARSLKLLREKEAEVAAVSSEVARLEALLAELQGKNSELFGEKGELAEKLEEAKKVVRVVSSEKMEVERHLQQFRKAAETYRVEMECKLKAKVEELKVLGAKKVEIEARVESLETKLVAAMAEKRELEAEVVAKKRESDLVKGENDKLQSEVVAAEKKHTVAVAEVESLRTELGTVLTAKEAAAKAFDAEKARLVGELEGLKRKLEETQADKEAAEGATREKDAQAGKLRAELEELHTSMSQLQASCNDLDMKRLRLHDEKNSVLKALDAEKAEAVKLSSKIEELEKCNGKKDGDIGKLKAALEEKKGKINTLSKDIELLQLAVAEAQKRRKGGIWTWLYAATTTMVAAISFIYATRSN; this is translated from the coding sequence atggccaagaagaaatccgccgccgcagccaatGGCAACGgcaaccacgccgccgccaatgGCAACGGAAAccacgccgcggcggaggaggtgccGCCGGCGAAGGCCGCGGAGGATGCGCCGGCGCAGGAGGCGCGGGACCGGAAGGCGGAGCAGCTGAAGGCGCTCAACACCATGCTGCTCAAGGAGGCGACGGAGCGGCGAgggcaggtggcggcgctcaCGGCGCGCCTCGACGAGCTCtccgccgacgacgccgcgctGTCCGCCGCCGAGCGCGCGGTGGCGCAGGCCGCCCTCGCGGCgccgctccgcgccgccgccgacgaggtcgCCGCGCTCCGtgcccgcctcgccgccgtccagggGTCGCTCCGGGACGCGGagtcgcgggcggcgcgggaggcgagcgCCAGGGGCGAGGCCTACGCGCGgctcgaggaggccgccgcggagAGGGCGCGGTCGCTGAAGCTGCTCCGGGagaaggaggcggaggtggcggccgtGTCCAGCGAGGTCGCGAGATTGGAGGCCCTGTTGGCGGAGTTGCAGGGCAAGAACTCCGAGCTCTTCGGAGAGAAGGGTGAGCTGGCGGAGAAATTGGAGGAGGCCAAGAAGGTGGTTCGGGTGGTGTCGAGtgagaagatggaggtggagaGGCACCTGCAACAGTTCAGGAAGGCGGCTGAGACTTATCGGGTGGAAATGGAGTGCAAACTGAAGGCAAAGGTGGAGGAATTGAAGGTGCTGGGTGCCAAGAAGGTGGAGATTGAGGCCAGAGTAGAGTCATTGGAGACGAAGCTGGTGGCTGCAATGGCTGAGAAAAGGGAACTCGAGGCTGAGGTGGTGGCAAAGAAGAGGGAGTCTGATTTGGTGAAGGGAGAAAATGATAAGCTCCAGTCTGAGGTTGTGGCTGCTGAGAAGAAGCACACAGTTGCTGTCGCAGAGGTTGAAAGTCTCAGGACGGAATTGGGGACAGTGCTGACAGCGAAAGAGGCTGCTGCTAAGGCATTTGATGCTGAGAAGGCCAGACTTGTGGGCGAGTTGGAGGGCCTCAAGAGGAAGTTGGAGGAAACCCAGGCTGACAAGGAAGCAGCCGAGGGAGCGACTCGTGAGAAGGATGCTCAGGCCGGTAAGCTGAGGGCCGAATTGGAGGAGCTCCACACTTCCATGTCCCAGCTCCAAGCTTCCTGCAATGATCTTGACATGAAGCGTTTGCGCCTGCATGATGAGAAGAATTCAGTTCTGAAGGCTCTGGATGCTGAGAAGGCTGAAGCTGTAAAGCTGAGCTCAAAAATTGAGGAGCTCGAGAAGTGCAATGGGAAGAAGGATGGTGACATTGGGAAGCTGAAGGCAGCATTGGAGGAAAAGAAGGGGAAGATCAATACCCTGAGCAAGGATATTGAGCTGCTGCAACTCGCAGTGGCTGAGGCTCAGAAAAGGAGGAAGGGTGGCATCTGGACATGGCTGTATGCTGCTACCACAACCATGGTGGCTGCCATTTCCTTCATATATGCCACCAGGTCCAATTGA